One Echinicola strongylocentroti DNA window includes the following coding sequences:
- the rplU gene encoding 50S ribosomal protein L21, translating into MYAIVNIAGKQFKVTKDQYVYAPKMQGDVDASVEFDEVLLADDNGTISVGAPLLDGAKVTGKILDHVKGDKVIVFKKKRRKGYKKKNGHRQEFTKLLIENITL; encoded by the coding sequence ATGTACGCAATAGTTAACATAGCTGGAAAGCAGTTCAAAGTAACTAAAGATCAATATGTCTATGCACCAAAAATGCAAGGCGATGTTGACGCTTCCGTTGAGTTCGATGAGGTATTGTTGGCAGATGACAACGGTACGATATCGGTAGGTGCCCCTTTGTTGGATGGCGCCAAGGTGACAGGAAAAATTCTTGATCATGTAAAAGGTGACAAAGTAATCGTCTTCAAGAAGAAGAGAAGAAAAGGTTACAAAAAGAAAAACGGTCACAGACAAGAGTTTACAAAATTACTTATTGAAAACATTACACTATAA
- the rpmA gene encoding 50S ribosomal protein L27, producing the protein MAHKKGVGSSKNGRESHSKRLGVKKFGGESVIAGNIIVRQRGTKHHPGLNVKVGKDHTLFAVSDGKVEFKRKHDGKSYVSVVPAEA; encoded by the coding sequence ATGGCTCACAAGAAAGGTGTCGGTAGTTCTAAAAACGGTAGAGAATCCCACAGTAAACGACTTGGTGTGAAAAAGTTTGGTGGTGAATCTGTAATCGCTGGTAACATTATCGTAAGACAAAGAGGAACCAAGCATCACCCAGGACTGAACGTAAAAGTAGGTAAAGACCATACTTTGTTCGCCGTGTCTGATGGAAAAGTAGAATTTAAGAGAAAGCATGATGGTAAGTCTTATGTAAGCGTAGTTCCCGCTGAAGCATAA